The Oryzias latipes chromosome 9, ASM223467v1 region tttttcatctgctcctgatttacaatgatttgaattaagaaatgcaattttgagttgaATTATTCTTACTTTTGTCCTCCAGTATCATGAAAAAgctacaggaacatgttaaaaacaacaaaagcttctttttttaactaaaacacCAACAGCAGTTTGTCTAATAATTACAGCCaaatattttcagatttttttctttttgtttaaaattatgttttttttttgtttttttttgtcttcataaaGGCCCTGAAGTCATTTGTGACGGACACAGAGACGCCTGAACCGTTGTCCAACGTCCCACTGCCTCATGGCCCAAAACGCAAAGAGGGCGGAGCTTCCACTGTCAGAGCTCCGGCGGGTTAGatcctttctgtttgttttttggggggggggcggttcTGATGGTGCActtcaagttttattttataatatttagCTGACCCATCACATTTGAATGTGGATGACATAGATAAGGTAACCATAGAAACCTCACTGaaaggatgaagatgaaggaaaACTTCTCTTCACTTTCATCAACCGTACCTCTAAAGGAAGACGATCAAACTTAAATGGTTTAATCCTGGAACAAAATGACAATCAAACTCAAACTGAGCTTTTGTGTCACGTTTGACCTCAAGTTGACATCAAATCTCCGACATTCGCTTTCCTTTCATGTTTTTCCACGTTGAGCACATCAACCAACCGGTTTGTGTGGTAAATTCATGAACCAAATGCTTTGGGTTCCGATGCTCGGAGCATTCTTCTTAGGTGTTGCTGCATGTGACTCACGGATAAAAAAGCACCAAAgtgtttgtgatgtaaaaatgtCTTGACCTACGTCCGCCTCAGAAGCtcatttgactctttttttgtttgtttttcgatCAAAGCTGGCTTCGGCTGGAATGTTTGGTACAGTATTTAATGGAGAATCATTTCATTCACTTCTAAAGATCTCCTACCGATGCACGCTGTGAGCTTTATGTTCCCTTTCAGccgtgaagaagaagaagaggaaaatggGAATGTACAACCTGGTTCCCAAGAAAAAGACCAAGGCGGTTAAACCCCACGAGAAGGTAGAGTCCCGTCTTTACTGCTTTCATCCTCCTTGACCTCTTTAtagccgtgtcacacagctgaTGTGGACATTTGACCAGTTTTCCACGTATGGAATGTCGGTTTTTCACGATCTGTGTGCGATAAACGTCGTTCATGAGTGTTTCTTATGGTCTTCATTCGTCAGTGGTCTCAGATCTCCGGTTTTAaggtgttttaaatgtgttggtCGGTTGAGAAGGACTCAGTTTATGCGGATCTTAAGTAGTTTATACGCGATTATTACCTAAACCTtatgcaattgtgtgtgatttttgtgagatgaaTACGCAAAggtgtgtctttccacgaccgttccacgtttgtctaacagagttttcatgcatgaaccactgatgtataactaTTAGATCACGTTTACGGCGCACAGATCACGTTCTAATGACGTCACTGATGCTCAAATCAATAATGAATTgtatataaacagcacaataatcacatcATTCCTGATACTCTGTGaacatttcacataaagaccacaacttttctcacttttccacatatattcaccTATGACCAGTTTACATCCGtagaggctgtgtgacacgacctttaGGGAAAAGCCCCACCTGTCCAGAGAAGTGTGGCCCCCCAAGCCTTCAAAGTTACTAACTGacttaaaatcaaacaaatctgAGCATCAGGATGAAGCTCAGATCATCAGAATGTCTTAAAACTTATTTAgactcatgtttttttgttgcaatgtGATAACAATACACATTTGTTACCATAtttatacacacacagacacacatatcTCTTATTACAGACACAAAATCTTTCTACACACAGACAATGCtgagaatagaatagaatagattagaatagaaactttattaatcctgtaAATCTTTTGCAGACTCCATCAGGTTTTCATCCAGAATGGTCCTGTATTTGGCTCATCTATCTTCCCGTCAATTCTAAAGCAGCCAGCTGTTTTCATTCATAACCATACAAgcacatcacaaaaaaaattaaaaataataatgccataaaaacatccaaagattaaaatctattaattaaaaatataatatttacatacaatattcaaaactttaaaatctaatgataaaaatcaatataacataaaaaaaaatccaaattcaaCAAGACTTTCTTTGGACTTTTGCAAAAAATCGACTTACTTACACGTTAAGGTTTCCATAGAAACGGCCACAACCTTAAATTCCAATGTTCCTGTCTTCACTCAGAAAGTAGAGAAGAAAACGTCTGGAGCCAAAGAGGCGGCTGAGACTAAAGCGAACACTGGAAAGGCTGCAGAACATTCAGCTGCCGTGGGTGTGGAGCGGGCGGAGCGGGTGGAGGCCAGCCTGGCTGAATACACGGAGCTGGCTCTGGACTGCCTGGACCTGAAGGCCCAGGAGGAGCTCCTCTCACCTCCTCCTTCAGGTGCGTCTCACCGTTTTCCTCCACCGACGCTCTGTTCCCGATCGCACCGGTGACCCGGCGTCACGAACGGCGcgtgccccccccccgcaggagctgcaggaggttCCCTGGAGACGGAAGCGCTCCTGGCTGAGGAGTTACCTCTGTGCTGCTGTCGAATGGAGACTCCCAACAGTACGGCAAGCCCGTCCACACTGGATCAAACCTGCATGGCAACCGAGAGCGCCGACGGAGTGGTAAACAGCTGATTTCCTCCCTCTTTGTCTTTTCTGGGGTTGAGGTCAGGTTGAAGCTGCTGAGCACGTTTGGATTGACAGGTGAACACTTTTGCACGACGTCCGGTCAGGAGCAGCAGTAGAAGCAGAGGcgtttgtgaaaatgttcatgtctgtctgagaaaagggGATAGAATGTGTCGTCAGGAGTTTTATAGCCTTAAAACACCGTAACTCTTACATTGTGGATTCCACCTCACTGGGCCGATATCAgacaaaatctacttttttgagcttttaggtgTATTATGATATTAAGTCCCCACGAAAAACAAGCCCagaaacctgctctctgagcaccagcccctcccaatccataaTCATGAGTAGGTCCTcaatttgtgacatcacaaagggaGGAACcgcccttccaggaagagtcagtactgccagccccgcccccatgctaacacacacgcccatTTTCTCAGTGGAGTTAGCGGTAAacggctaaacgctttcattttctatgaacaatctgcacatccatcttgGTAAAAGTTCGGTTGTTAGTTTTTGTGGACCACAAAACGTAGAAGGAGTGAAAACCAAAGTTCCACGTAAAACTAAATAGTcattaaaacagcagaaagtcTAGACTTCAACGTGGCTTTTATGAGACCAACATGTCAGGCTGTTCGCTGGAAGTCAAAGCAAGCAGACgtgctgccgaggccggctctaggataAATGACTCTAGGATGACGGCATGAGAGAGAAAGGCAGGGCCTCAGAGATGGAGTCGCCTTTCTTCAGGGTTGGATAATGAACTGTGAAAGTAACTCATATTTGATCAAAAGTTTGTCCTGTGGTGTGGTAAACATCAGTTTTGATCCTGTTAGACCTGAACAATATATTGCAAATCTATTGTTAtcacaatatcaagctgtgcaatatgcatatcgcaacagacgccttcacgttgttgaccaatcagatggaggcctattatgttagatgttcgcctaaTATGTGGACGAGGCTCGTTTGGAGTAGaagttttaaactgttgcaaaaaaatgggaatgatgtttttggttgtttgctCTTTGTTCATATACTGCAAGTtatatcgcaatattaatcaccaatatcgcatattgcgagttttcctcacatcgtgCAGCTCTGGTCCCTGTATATggatgtagtttactctgaaaggctcaaGAGAAGAAGGGAAATAGACCCTTTGATGCTGCAACAAAACAAAGTGGTTGTTCTACAGTTCCAGACCTCCGGGTCTTCATTGTCTGCTGTTCTGTCCCACCAGCTGAGTCAGTGTCAGAGGCAGGTGATGAAGCTGGAAATGATGCGACCCTCCAACATGGTCCACCTGCTGGTTCTGTGTGAGGACCACCGGGCCGGCATGGTCAAGCACCAGTGCTGCCCCGGCTGTGGGCTCTTCTGCAGGGCGGTGAGTGGCACCAAATCTGAGTTTCAGAGATGGAAGCACCTCCCTCACGTGTTCGGGTGAGGGAGGTGCTGCtccacaccatcacactcccTCCACCCAAAGGAGGTTCCTCTGTGGGAGCAGCAACAGACGTTCTCAGTGATTTTCATCAAATTGGGTCTTTATACTGTGATTTCCATCAGCTGAAAACAGTGCTGAAGTTGAATGAAATTGAAATTGTCTGCAGTTATTTCAAATATCCGTCCTGTTTCATGGTCTCAGGGTTCCTACATGGAGTGTCGGCCGTACGGCAGCATCTCCCATCGCTTCCACCGGGGCTGCGCCTCTGTCCTGAAGGGCCACAGGTTTTGTCCCCACTGTGGAGAGGACGCTACAGGGGCCAGGGAGGTCTTCGTGCCAAAGGCCGAGCCGGAGGCCTCCGTACCCAGAAGCAACCCGGGCCCGTCGCTCCCCGCAGTGGCAAGCCTGCCCTCCATCCCAGCCACGCCCGCCGTCCCTCAGGTACTCAGAGCCAAGAAGAGCAGTGATCTGCAGAGGAGACAGGACAGCCCCAGCAGGTGACCACCACCTTCACTTCTAGCTTCTCAGAGTTCTCAGACAGaacattaaaaccaaaaacGCTGCTGTCCCTCAAATAATGGAtctaccgtaaattccgggctatagagcgcacctgataaCAAGCCGCACCCTTTACATTTTTCAAGGATTAACtattttacacacacaaaagctGTACCTGTAAATTAGCCACATTCGCCCACATTTAAACATGttgtttgaatgtgttttaGCATACAGTTTGCACGTCTCCAACAGGCTCAGAGAGGGAGAAGTAAATACTTATTATATCTTCTCCTTTCCAGTATTGTAGcctttttatttgaacacactcacaaacagccaaacagcatggatgtcacttctgctcacagccacCTCCGTCATGGCGAGGGACTTTACACCCACGATTCTTCACTTCCCAtcagtcttaggggctgaaggcggggctaacccccgggtcgccacactgtgttgtagattgatGATGTGAATGTGCCAAAACCGCACGTGTGTGTAAGAAGGAGGGATGAGCGCGAGCAGCGAAAATGTGTCGggggtgtgtgtttatgtttgttataccgagtgaaagagaactgtgataaaagaaggtttcccccagaagaaaatgaatgattctttattaacccgctctggaggctctgggGGTCTAAACAGGGAAGTGAACAACCGAAGGAAGATCcaggagaggaaagaaaaaaaaaaggaatcgcaggaaaggttcaacacatgatatatttacaaagaaagacggtacacaggaagagttttaataatatacctgagcttttctttccaaacagtgccCGTGACacggcagtaacacggcagcaataaGGGAGTAACAGCACTAACTGGGCTGGTGAAacaaacataccggtaaaagtcactgagagcagcagtaacttataggCAGGCGCCTCAGCACAGAGGCAAGCGCTGAGCAGTGCGTGCGCCAGAAGTTTCCTTTCACAACAGTGAAACACCGTAacacagcactaacagggctggtttaaaaaaacatgaacgtaaaagtcactgagagaaTTTTTTCATCTTCCTCATGTGCACTGaaacatggaagtcttcctcctcagtgttggattggaatagcgtcagatattCTTGGTCACACTTCGTTGtagctgtcagtgtcactctgaggtaATTTCTCTCCTGAGCATACGCTGTCCTCTCCATcagcagcagaccggcttttccaaacccgttggtgacggtggatttgtccacactgcttttaacgattacTTTGAACTTGAAAGCTGTGTCATATTGTTGTGGCGGtgacgtgcacgttgggtctaatagCAGCAAGGGATTGTGGAATGCGGCCAAAATAGggctgagcatgggtgtttctttttgttgcatcatGACTGAGGGGTCTAAGAGCAGAAGtaacctccatgctgtttggctgcttgtgggtgtgtcaaaataaatgggCTTGATGCCAGAAATGAGAGAATGCATTAAGCCTCTCTCTTAGCCTTCATCTGAGACTTTTCAGAGTCAAGAGATGCATGGTATATGAATTATTTTCCATTACTTTAAGTTATATGAGTGACAGCCCAGGTGGCTCACAGCTTAAACTGTCCACTGTTCTTGTTGAATTTCCTGTGAGTATATGTTTGTGCTATTCAATTTTAAAGCAGGAATTCACATTAAACTTGCATTCCCCTGTCTCACTCTGACCCTATCTGCTCTAGCGCCCCTAGTGGCTGTTggcaaaaaaatgcataaattagccgcatcctTGAATTAGCCACAGGGTTGAAaccgtgtgacaaaagtagcggcttataatccggaaatgacGGTACTTGAATTCCTTCTTGTTTGAATCATATGAATGTTATTGTACTAATGCTGCAAAAAGCTTCCGGTGTCTTTAAGCAGTTCTCCTGGAATGATGTTGAGCATTCCTTCAAATCCACCAGAGCAAACCTCGACTGAATAGTGAACGAATGCTTTTGTCAGCAGAGGCAGGTCTGATGTTTTGACTCGCGGGCCACAAACGGTTCtaataatgaaacattttatCTATAAGGCGCCTTTCTGAGCGCTCTAAAGAAGACAGAAAGACCGGACCAGCAGCAGATGCATGGAGTGTTTAGATGATCCACGTCAGAAGAAAAAGAACTTAACTTTGTTTgaaatttgatatatttttaaacacaactttttggagttttatttgttatttaattAGAATCTCATTGAACACATTGGACCTTTCTGTGCATAATGAACCTGGGACTTTGGCCATTACTGTTTGGCCCACCTGCAGAACCTTTTCTCCTCATTCAGGAGCTTATATgtcctttttttacatttatagtgACCCTGTGCCATTGGTATTGTAAAGGTGACAGCGCCCCCCCTTTGAGCAGCATTGTAACAACCGTCTTTTTCACAGAACTTGCCTGTATCATTTCAACAGGTTGCTGGACGAGGCCACAGAAAAGCTTCCAAAGGAGACGCTGGAGAGCATTCTGATGGCTCTAGATGACCAGAAGTATGAAGCCCTGAAAAGCATGTTGGAATGGGTTGGTGTGAGCGAAGGAACTGATGAGATCATCTGTCCTTTTCAGCCTGAAACCAAAGAGTGTGAAGTTCCCTGCCCGGCAGCTGTATCTGTCTGCAAAGCAGGGAGACCTGCAGAAGGTCATCCAGCTCTTAGGTATCTAACGTCACGCATGCTGTGCAGACGCTCCACGCCTACCAGCTCAGTGTCTTCCTCTGCTTCTGACCTGTCTGGTGTGTTACAGTCGATGGGAAGGATCCCAACTTCATGATGGAGGCCAAGAGCAGACGCACCCCCCTTCACGCCGCGGCCGCTGGGGGTCACCAGGAGATCTGCCACATGCTGGTCCAGGTGAGGTCAGCaggctgatcttttttttttttctgtagttccaAGTCCTAAatggaccaatcagatgcctcagtaaaagtaggcGACCCGGCGTCGAACATTTGtagcgtttgattgacagattctccagagcccgCCCTCAGCGGACTctgcgctcactactttttttttatggcggacatgacgtcatcgattgaatgaaatgaaactcTAATTGATGTGAGCGTTttgtgacgattatttatgagtccactgtcttctgatgatacgaacgttgatggtttattaaaacatacatttatatacattttctggggaaaaattgttccgacgcaatgcattgtggtctatattcgccgatctagtgtgcattttttttttcattaggtttacctttgtaaaaaatgttgtgtatttaatcagtaaaacatgaaattgaGTGTTTGTAATTGTGAAGAAGAGGAGCACCTTCATCTGCTGTCATGTTGTTTTAGCTGAAATAGTACCAGAGAATCATGTGAACATTTCTAGCCGCTTTATTCCAACATGTTGGGACGCTGTAATACTCCAATCTTGACATCCGTTTATGGTTTTCTGTATTTTGGTTTGTATTTGAGCTCGGTCCATTACGCTTTGCCTTTTTATCTACACTTTACGTCGAATCCTTTTGAACAATTTTCCtctaaaatttgtgttttttattgatattgAATTTTGGTTACTTTGCGTAGAACGCTAttttttccttgaaataaaagtttaattgtGCTGATCTCTGCTGTAAGGTTGGAAAACATTTAGTACGTTTGCATGTCATGCTATAAACCCAGCGTTTTGCCGTGTGCTCAGGCCGGAGCCAACATCGACGTGTTTGATAAGGAGCATCGGACGCCGCTGATGTCTGCCTGTGAAAACAACCACCTGGACACGGTGAAGTACCTGCTGCGGGCTGGGGCCGCCGTCAATCACAAGGTGGGTGTGTCTATCAGAAAAACACGCCATCTGTGATCATAAGGATCAGTACTGCGATGACGAGACAAACAACTGAAGACAggatttccatttcactgcaacagtttcatttaaataagcGTCGACTTAACGGAAAtgactccaaatgaccctcggaggcgagcatctaacgTAAAAGAGcttcatccgattggtcaaacgcATAGACATTTGATTTGTTGAATACTTcatgccataagattgtttttgctCATTTAAGGTTTGACTTCTGCACAGCTTAATCTTTCATGATATCTGTGGCAGTTTTCATGGTTCTGCCTCAGAGAAAGGGGTGGAGTTTTCCTAAGACTCACCTTGTCGTTGTAGGACCTGATGGGCTTCACTTGCCTGCATCTGGCAGCTAAACTGGGACATCATGACGTTGTCCATCATCTGGTCTCCAAAACCTCCAAATACATCAACTGTCAggtagaaccccccccccctgactgTTTGTCTCTGGTTTGGGTGAGCGCTGGTGGGTGAGCTGGGCTGTGTGTCTGTGCAGGATGACGGAGGATGGACTCCCATCACCTGGGCCATCGAGTACAAGTTCAGGGAGCTGGTCCTGCTGCTCCTGGCTAAAGGTGCTGATGTCAACATCAGAGACAAGGTGCGTCGAACAGTGATCCATTTAAACATGTGCTCTGTCCTCCATGAATAAAACACTTAGATATTCTATTTCAACTTAAAAGAACATCCAAACTTACAGAACTGGAGTTCTACACGGACAAAAGTGTCATCTTCCCTTTAGAGGTGAAGCACAAACACGGATCAGCAGGACGTCAGGGTGAAGTTAACTGATATCAGTGCTGTGAGACCAAAGCTCTGTTTCTGTGATGCACATCTGAGGGTTCAGAGTCCGTCTGAGCGGACGCCAAACCTTTAGTTTCAAGAAGACCCTTAAGATCTGAGGCAAAATAAACCGATTCACTGTGTCACATGGACTTAAATCGTTAAGCTCTGATCCCCCGAGGCAGGAGGAGAACGTCTGCCTTCACTGGGCGGCGTTATCGGGCTGCGTCGACATAGCCCAGGCTCTGCTGGAGGCGCGCTGCGACCTGAACGCCGTCAACATCCACGGGGACACGCCCCTTCACGTTGCTGCCAGAGAAAACCACCTGGACTGTGTGATGTGAGTCCGTGAACAGGCAGACAGCGGAGGCCGCGATCCCGTCGATCCGAATCCTCCTCTGGTGACCCTCTCTGTCCAGACTGTTCCTGTCCCGAGGAGCGGACGTCTCCCTGACGAACAAGGAGGGGGACACGGCTCTGGACTGCTGCCCCGGCGGCTCCAAGGTTTGGACGGCCCTCAACACCAACAAGAAGCTGACCGAAGCCAGGAGAGGCCGGGAGAGGCAGGGAGAGCGGCTGCTCTGCAGGTGGGTGCcatgctcctcctcctgctcctcctgctgctcctcctgctgctcctcctgctcctcctgctcctcctcctcctcctgctcctcctgctgctcctcctgctgctcctcctgctcctcctgctcctcctcctcctgctcctcctgctgctcctcctcctgctcctcctgctgctcctcctgctcctcctgctcctcctgctcctcctgctgctcctcctgctgctccacctcctcctcctgctcctcctgctcctgctcctcctcctcctcctgctcctcctgctcctcctgctgctcctcatcctgctcctcctgctgctcctcctcctgctcctcctgctcctccttctcctcctcctcctgctcctcctgctcctcctcctcctcctcctgctcctcctgctcctcttcctcctcctcctcctgctcctcctcctgctcctcctgctgctgctcctcctgctcctcctgctgctcctcctgctcctcctcctcctcctgctcctcctgctgctcctcctgctgctcctcctcctcctcctgctcctcctgctgctcctcctgctcctcctcctcctgctcctcctcctgctcctcctgctgctcctcctcctgctcctcctgctgctcctcctgctcctcctcctcctcctcctcctcctgctcctcctcctgctcctcctgctgctcctcctcctgctcccgctgctcctcctgctcctcctgctgctcctcctgctcctcctgctgctcctcctgctgctccacctcctcctcctgctcctcctgctcctgctcctcctcctcctcctgctcctcctgctcctcctgctgctcctcctcctgctcctcctgctcctcctgctgctcctcctcctgctcctcctgctcctccttctcctcctcctcctgctcctcctgctcctcctcctcctgctcctcctcctcctgctcctcttcctcctcctcctgctgctcctcctgctgctgctcctcctgctgctcctcctgctcctcctcctcctcctgctgctcctcctcctcctcctcctcctcctgctgctcctcctgctcctcctgctcctcctcctcctgctcctcctcctgctccttacCTGGCGGGGTACACCCcagacaggtcgccagtttgtCGCAGGGATGCACAATCGCACACCCTCACAGTCACACCTGAGGACAATTCAGAGCCATCAGTCAACCagcaagcatgtttttggactgtgggaggaagccagagaaaacAGGGAGGACATGTGGACTCCACAAAGAACAgtcccagccgggattcaaaccatagcaccaccgtgcagcccattaaaaaaaagagaaggtgTGTCATACTGCACTGAACAAAAGGAGAGAAGGGAGCCGTGATCCAGCTAGACAACACTAGTTATATGTATAGGTGGACTGAAGCCTAAGCTGTTTGTCCCGCAGGTTGTTTTTGTTACCCTCTGAGTTCCAAACGTTCTTCCTGACCCAAACCTGtgagcacttcctgtttttaccTGGCCCTCTTTCACCTCAGGGACATTTCTCGGGGTTACGAGGCCGTTCCCATAACCTGCGTCAACGGAGTCGACAGCGAGCCGTGTCCCGACAACTTCAAGTACGTCCCAGACAGCTGCGTCACCTCCCCCCTAAACATCGACAACGACATCACTCGTTTGCAGGTGAGCCCTACCTCTGTACTGAATCACAGAGCAGCTTCCTGCTGCAGtttcctgcagcagcttcctgcagcagcttcctgcagcagcttcctgcagcagcttcctgctgcagcttcctgcagcagcttcctgcagcagcttcctgcagcagcttcctgcagcagcttcctgcagcagcttcctgcagcagcttcctgcagcagcttcctgctgcagcttcctgcagcagcttcctgcagcagcttcctgcagcagcttcctgcagcagcttcctgcagcagcttcctgctgcagcttcctgcagcagcttcctgcagcagcttcctgctgcagcttcctgcagcagcttcctgcagcagcttcctgcagcagcttcctgcagcagcttccAGACCCCACGTTTCACTCAATCCTGACTGTTTCTGTGTCCCAAAGCACTGCAGCTGCGCAGACGactgctcctccagctcctgcatGTGCGCACAGCTCAGCCTGAGGTGTTGGTACGACAGCGTGAGTTCACACCGCCGCCACacacatgaccccccccccccccccccaaggaaacaaaaatgatgaccTCACAGCAGCAGATGGTGAAACCGTCAAAAAACTGGCCAAAACCCCTTATGGGGCTCAAAAAAACTCTTTCAAAATCGTCTAATGAAACCACAACACACCCAAAGGAAAGGTTTaagttattatgggatggctacAGGACCTACTCCTTGGTGGGCATTTTGTGACAATCTGTGAATGTGGTGAATTTTAAATTGTTACACAAAAtgggaaaccaaaaacatttgtttgagcGATATTTCACACACGCTACAGTcttattgacctttgaccttgggaagaagcagcatcttgatttttttatcaacaaaacaaaacatgcaatGACATGTAAGggtctaaaccaggggtcccTAAatccaggggtccccaaatcccgGCCTGGAGGGCCGATGTGCTGCTGGTTTTCCAAAaacctgcctcatctgctgctgattacctggatcaggtgtgtttaaggatcttcaatggcaggttggttggaaaacatgcggCCCTCCAGGCCGGGATTT contains the following coding sequences:
- the LOC101171173 gene encoding histone-lysine N-methyltransferase EHMT1 isoform X1 — protein: MDQAGAPQGPAPSRSSSSSPSRTPPVLKQPRPESSQRLSVTPFHRSAVIGSDAAQYRKRMAGKPLASLGGPFLGAPGSVAAPLRGSPPSSSTSPCASTDPQREGSEKPNAGSGSAQKPGTPLQALKSFVTDTETPEPLSNVPLPHGPKRKEGGASTVRAPAAVKKKKRKMGMYNLVPKKKTKAVKPHEKKVEKKTSGAKEAAETKANTGKAAEHSAAVGVERAERVEASLAEYTELALDCLDLKAQEELLSPPPSGAAGGSLETEALLAEELPLCCCRMETPNSTASPSTLDQTCMATESADGVLSQCQRQVMKLEMMRPSNMVHLLVLCEDHRAGMVKHQCCPGCGLFCRAGSYMECRPYGSISHRFHRGCASVLKGHRFCPHCGEDATGAREVFVPKAEPEASVPRSNPGPSLPAVASLPSIPATPAVPQVLRAKKSSDLQRRQDSPSRLLDEATEKLPKETLESILMALDDQNLKPKSVKFPARQLYLSAKQGDLQKVIQLLVDGKDPNFMMEAKSRRTPLHAAAAGGHQEICHMLVQAGANIDVFDKEHRTPLMSACENNHLDTVKYLLRAGAAVNHKDLMGFTCLHLAAKLGHHDVVHHLVSKTSKYINCQDDGGWTPITWAIEYKFRELVLLLLAKGADVNIRDKEENVCLHWAALSGCVDIAQALLEARCDLNAVNIHGDTPLHVAARENHLDCVILFLSRGADVSLTNKEGDTALDCCPGGSKVWTALNTNKKLTEARRGRERQGERLLCRDISRGYEAVPITCVNGVDSEPCPDNFKYVPDSCVTSPLNIDNDITRLQHCSCADDCSSSSCMCAQLSLRCWYDSDGRLPLDFCQFEPPVLFECNHACSCWRSCRNRVVQNGLRVRLQLFRTEKMGWGVRALQDVPQGAFVCEYVGEIIRDTEADKRESDSFLFTLDNKVGDTHCIDAKSFGNIGRFLNHLCEPNLLAVRVFTTHQDLRFPRIAFFSSRPIRAGEQIGIDYGENYWRVKSKYFSCQCGSVKCRYSAAGR
- the LOC101171173 gene encoding histone-lysine N-methyltransferase EHMT1 isoform X2; the protein is MFAVKKKKRKMGMYNLVPKKKTKAVKPHEKKVEKKTSGAKEAAETKANTGKAAEHSAAVGVERAERVEASLAEYTELALDCLDLKAQEELLSPPPSGAAGGSLETEALLAEELPLCCCRMETPNSTASPSTLDQTCMATESADGVLSQCQRQVMKLEMMRPSNMVHLLVLCEDHRAGMVKHQCCPGCGLFCRAGSYMECRPYGSISHRFHRGCASVLKGHRFCPHCGEDATGAREVFVPKAEPEASVPRSNPGPSLPAVASLPSIPATPAVPQVLRAKKSSDLQRRQDSPSRLLDEATEKLPKETLESILMALDDQNLKPKSVKFPARQLYLSAKQGDLQKVIQLLVDGKDPNFMMEAKSRRTPLHAAAAGGHQEICHMLVQAGANIDVFDKEHRTPLMSACENNHLDTVKYLLRAGAAVNHKDLMGFTCLHLAAKLGHHDVVHHLVSKTSKYINCQDDGGWTPITWAIEYKFRELVLLLLAKGADVNIRDKEENVCLHWAALSGCVDIAQALLEARCDLNAVNIHGDTPLHVAARENHLDCVILFLSRGADVSLTNKEGDTALDCCPGGSKVWTALNTNKKLTEARRGRERQGERLLCRDISRGYEAVPITCVNGVDSEPCPDNFKYVPDSCVTSPLNIDNDITRLQHCSCADDCSSSSCMCAQLSLRCWYDSDGRLPLDFCQFEPPVLFECNHACSCWRSCRNRVVQNGLRVRLQLFRTEKMGWGVRALQDVPQGAFVCEYVGEIIRDTEADKRESDSFLFTLDNKVGDTHCIDAKSFGNIGRFLNHLCEPNLLAVRVFTTHQDLRFPRIAFFSSRPIRAGEQIGIDYGENYWRVKSKYFSCQCGSVKCRYSAAGR